One genomic region from Syngnathus typhle isolate RoL2023-S1 ecotype Sweden linkage group LG17, RoL_Styp_1.0, whole genome shotgun sequence encodes:
- the tecpr1b gene encoding tectonin beta-propeller repeat-containing protein 1 isoform X2: MSITLLWAVDVYGRVYSVSTAGRRWVRSDDALLELKRVSAGKDRCWGIGCDHHVYLNMIPHETPIRYKEETYENQRWNPVDGFTDTLLPTDRWPWSDVTGMNPQPFDSFRLPSRSWEWEGDWYVDHSCGGEPTQSGGWEYAVDFPANFSPDKKWNSCVRRRRWIRYRRYTAQGTWAKIPSAHPGKPPLPLCDISCGGWEMSDESGRYPQLWAVSQQGQVWFRDGIHPRVPEGTDWEEVEVPKEVSQLSLGPRDLLWTALWDGNLLVRAGLSLDSPTGTSWLEVESPQKEVETLHVSVGVSVVWVITKDYKVWFRRGVNSHNPCGSGWIGIVGEMMMLDVGLNDQVWAVGEDRGLYFRIGVTPSEPSGNGWIPVSAEWGSARDTVALRDGCELSRQPAEAFQGSALNCTNSNSELGPAQPVNSTSNTPVLEASDPSVVPLGGAPVASQEINDAPATPQTLIPASDSFINSLVSDRDKSSSNQQSSVPLEEEGQFSPAQIVLSPDAFGPGAPWSNVDLEGAEAARSTLAEGPRLSDGLGLDGAQGVGEEEGPVWAWISGGGCNVDAASQVSWLSATGPLVSSWSLTPVQSSAWSNQEPREEISKKPLERSNSVWVRKGTLRWWRDWKPQRWLDVAAALEQSTKSDGGKDSIFFIYYTQYDEKKYIHIFINEITALVPVARDCHYAFAVYTGYRTRQRSPLVLAAQTEKDMNDWLSLLSDVCCECRGIATPPSRQALWSTTSKGDIFAHEPSFSLEAATHTQSCDLMFWRQVPGHMRCVEANSLGVVWGIGWDGTAWVYSGHPGRQADLDAGGVHQQSDIRSMHVYENQRWNPMTGYTDRGLPTDRPMWSDESGLRECTKGNTQPPSPQWAWVSEWAVDHNVPGGTDKEGWQYAADFPVTFHGHKTLKDFVRRRRWTRKCQITLSGPWRPVPPIPLSDVSLMPCLAHSSMEQVPLWALSDKGDVLCRLGITPQNPAGSSWLHVGTDQPFKSIAIGGANQVWAIAKDGAVFYRGSVSPQNPAGECWYHIPSPSRQTLRQLSVGRTSVFAVDENGNLWYRQGLTPSYPQGSAWELISNNVTKVSVGPLDQVWMIADAMAGFPAEAPGAVCHRLGVGPMQPKGQRWDYGIGGGWEHISVRANSVEAPRTQQAPAAGPPSPRSLLPSRVNGAAASV, from the exons ATGTCGATCACACTGCTGTGGGCCGTAGACGTGTACGGGCGGGTGTACAGCGTCTCCACCGCCGGCCGGCGCTGGGTCCGCTCCGACGACGCACTATTGGAGCTCAAGCGCGTCAGCGCCGGGAAAGATCGCTGCTGGGGCATCGGCTGTGACCACCACGTGTACCTCAACATGATTCCTCATGAAACACCCATCCGCTACAAAGAGGAGACCTATGAAAACCAG AGGTGGAATCCCGTGGACGGGTTCACGGACACGCTACTGCCCACCGACCGCTGGCCGTGGAGCGACGTGACTGGGATGAATCCTCAACCATTCGACAGCTTTCGGTTGCCGTCCCGCAGCTGGGAGTGGGAGGGGGACTGGTATGTGGACCACAGCTGTGGGGGCGAACCCACTCAGAGCGGG GGTTGGGAATATGCTGTCGACTTCCCCGCTAACTTCTCCCCCGACAAGAAATGGAACTCTTGTGTGCGGCGTCGGCGTTGGATCCGCTACAGAAGATACACGGCGCAAGGCACCTGGGCCAAG ATCCCCTCGGCGCATCCCGGGAAGCCTCCGCTACCTCTCTGTGACATCAGTTGCGGCGGCTGGGAGATGAGTGACGAGTCTGGGAGGTACCCTCAACTTTGGGCTGTGTCCCAACAAGGACAG GTGTGGTTCAGGGACGGCATCCACCCTCGGGTCCCTGAGGGCACCGACTGGGAAGAAGTGGAGGTGCCCAAGGAGGTGTCCCAGCTGTCGTTGGGTCCCAGAGACCTGCTGTGGACTGCGCTATGGGACGGCAACCTGCTGGTCCGCGCGGGCCTCAGCCTGGACAGCCCCACCG GCACGTCATGGCTGGAGGTAGAGTCACCCCAGAAGGAGGTGGAGACTCTCCATGTGTCTGTAGGGGTCAGCGTTGTGTGGGTGATCACTAAAGACTACAAG GTGTGGTTCAGGCGGGGCGTCAATTCCCACAATCCCTGCGGCTCGGGATGGATCGGCATTGTCGGCGAGATGATGATGCTCGATGTGGGGCTCAACGACCAG GTTTGGGCGGTTGGTGAGGACCGCGGTCTGTATTTCCGAATTGGGGTGACCCCATCCGAACCGAGCGGCAACGGCTGGATCCCCGTATCCGCCGAGTGGGGCAGCGCTCGAGACACCGTCGCACTCAG GGACGGCTGTGAGCTGAGTAGGCAGCCGGCAGAAGCCTTCCAAGGCTCAGCGCTGAACTGCACAAACTCGAACTCCGAGTTAGGTCCGGCGCAGCCGGTGAACAGCACAAGTAACACTCCAGTCCTGGAAGCATCAGACCCTTCAGTGGTCCCCTTAGGAGGAGCCCCCGTCGCCTCTCAAGAGATAAACGATGCACCTGCAACACCTCAAACTTTAATCCCCGCAAGCGATAGCTTCATTAACAGCCTGGTTTCGGATCGCGACAAAAGCTCCTCAAACCAACAGTCGAGCGTCCCGCTTGAGGAGGAAGGGCAGTTCTCCCCGGCACAAATCGTCCTGAGCCCAGACGCCTTCGGGCCCGGCGCCCCTTGGAGCAACGTGGACTTGGAAGGCGCCGAGGCGGCTCGAAGCACGCTAGCAGAAGGACCCCGCTTGAGCGACGGACTGGGTCTGGACGGTGCACAAGGTGTTGGGGAGGAAGAGGGTCCCGTGTGGGCTTGGATTTCGGGAGGGGGCTGCAATGTGGATGCCGCTTCCCAAGTCAGCTGGCTCAGCGCTACAG GTCCACTTGTTAGCTCTTGGTCACTGACACCTGTGCAGTCTTCAGCCTGGAGCAATCAGGAGCCCCGAGAGGAGATCAGCAAGAAACCTCTGGAAAGAAGCAAT TCCGTCTGGGTGCGTAAAGGCACGCTACGTTGGTGGAGGGACTGGAAGCCACAGCGCTGGCTGGATGTGGCTGCGGCTCTGGAACAGTCTACCAAGTCGGACGGCGGGAAGGACAGCATCTTCTTCATTTACTACACGCAATATGATGAGAAAAAG TACATTCACATCTTCATCAATGAGATAACGGCGCTGGTTCCAGTGGCGCGGGACTGCCACTACGCGTTTGCTGTCTACACAGGCTATAGGACCAGACAGAGGAGTCCCCTGGTCCTAGCGGCCCAAACAGAAAAGGACATGAATGACTGG CTGAGCTTGTTGTCAGATGTTTGCTGCGAGTGTCGGGGAATCGCCACTCCACCGTCCAGGCAGGCCCTGTGGTCCACAACCTCCAAAGGGGACATTTTTGCCCACGAACCCTCCTTTTCCCTGGAGGCGgccacgcacacacagtcaTGTGACCTCAT GTTCTGGCGCCAGGTCCCCGGACACATGCGCTGTGTCGAGGCTAACAGTCTGGGGGTGGTGTGGGGCATTGGGTGGGATGGCACAGCCTGGGTGTACAGCGGGCACCCTGGGCGGCAGGCCGACTTGG ATGCGGGTGGCGTGCACCAACAGAGTGACATCAGGAGCATGCACGTGTATGAGAATCAAAGATGGAACCCCATGACTGGCTACACGGACAG AGGACTTCCCACCGACCGCCCCATGTGGAGCGACGAGAGTGGACTGCGGGAGTGCACCAAAGGAAACACCCAGCCACCCTCCCCCCAGTGGGCATGG GTGTCTGAGTGGGCGGTGGACCACAATGTTCCCGGTGGGACGGACAAGGAAGGATGGCAGTATGCTGCCGACTTTCCCGT AACATTTCATGGCCACAAAACACTGAAGGATTTTGTCAGGCGAAGACGTTGGACAAG GAAGTGCCAGATCACACTGAGCGGCCCGTGGCGGCCGGTCCCGCCCATCCCCTTGAGCGACGTCTCCCTGATGCCCTGCCTGGCCCACAGCAGCATGGAGCAGGTCCCCCTGTGGGCCCTCAGCGACAAGGGGGACGTGCTGTGCCGGCTGGGCATCACCCCACAAAACCCGGCA GGAAGCTCCTGGCTTCATGTTGGCACAGACCAGCCCTTCAAGTCCATCGCCATTGGTGGCGCCAATCAGGTGTGGGCCATCGCCAAGGACGGAGCAGTCTTCTACAGAGGCTCTGTCTCCCCGCAAAACCCTGCAG GAGAATGCTGGTATCACATTCCCTCTCCATCCCGCCAGACCTTGAGACAATTGTCTGTGGGGCGGACGTCCGTCTTTGCTGTGGATGAAAACG GCAACCTGTGGTACAGACAGGGCCTGACCCCGAGCTACCCTCAAGGTTCGGCTTGGGAGCTCATCTCCAACAACGTCACCAAAGTCTCGGTGGGGCCTCTGGACCAG GTGTGGATGATCGCAGATGCAATGGCGGGCTTCCCCGCAGAGGCACCAGGAGCTGTTTGCCACAGGCTGGGTGTCGGACCCATGCAGCCCAAAGGTCAACGGTGGGACTACGGCATAGGG GGAGGATGGGAGCACATCAGCGTGCGGGCCAACTCAGTAGAGGCCCCCCGCACGCAGCAGGCGCCTGCCGCCGGACCTCCGTCGCCCCGCAGCCTGCTCCCCTCGCGAGTCAACGGGGCTGCCGCGAGTGTGTAA
- the tecpr1b gene encoding tectonin beta-propeller repeat-containing protein 1 isoform X1, with the protein MSITLLWAVDVYGRVYSVSTAGRRWVRSDDALLELKRVSAGKDRCWGIGCDHHVYLNMIPHETPIRYKEETYENQRWNPVDGFTDTLLPTDRWPWSDVTGMNPQPFDSFRLPSRSWEWEGDWYVDHSCGGEPTQSGGWEYAVDFPANFSPDKKWNSCVRRRRWIRYRRYTAQGTWAKIPSAHPGKPPLPLCDISCGGWEMSDESGRYPQLWAVSQQGQVWFRDGIHPRVPEGTDWEEVEVPKEVSQLSLGPRDLLWTALWDGNLLVRAGLSLDSPTGTSWLEVESPQKEVETLHVSVGVSVVWVITKDYKVWFRRGVNSHNPCGSGWIGIVGEMMMLDVGLNDQVWAVGEDRGLYFRIGVTPSEPSGNGWIPVSAEWGSARDTVALRDGCELSRQPAEAFQGSALNCTNSNSELGPAQPVNSTSNTPVLEASDPSVVPLGGAPVASQEINDAPATPQTLIPASDSFINSLVSDRDKSSSNQQSSVPLEEEGQFSPAQIVLSPDAFGPGAPWSNVDLEGAEAARSTLAEGPRLSDGLGLDGAQGVGEEEGPVWAWISGGGCNVDAASQVSWLSATGPLVSSWSLTPVQSSAWSNQEPREEISKKPLERSNSVWVRKGTLRWWRDWKPQRWLDVAAALEQSTKSDGGKDSIFFIYYTQYDEKKYIHIFINEITALVPVARDCHYAFAVYTGYRTRQRSPLVLAAQTEKDMNDWLSLLSDVCCECRGIATPPSRQALWSTTSKGDIFAHEPSFSLEAATHTQSCDLMFWRQVPGHMRCVEANSLGVVWGIGWDGTAWVYSGHPGRQADLEDAGGVHQQSDIRSMHVYENQRWNPMTGYTDRGLPTDRPMWSDESGLRECTKGNTQPPSPQWAWVSEWAVDHNVPGGTDKEGWQYAADFPVTFHGHKTLKDFVRRRRWTRKCQITLSGPWRPVPPIPLSDVSLMPCLAHSSMEQVPLWALSDKGDVLCRLGITPQNPAGSSWLHVGTDQPFKSIAIGGANQVWAIAKDGAVFYRGSVSPQNPAGECWYHIPSPSRQTLRQLSVGRTSVFAVDENGNLWYRQGLTPSYPQGSAWELISNNVTKVSVGPLDQVWMIADAMAGFPAEAPGAVCHRLGVGPMQPKGQRWDYGIGGGWEHISVRANSVEAPRTQQAPAAGPPSPRSLLPSRVNGAAASV; encoded by the exons ATGTCGATCACACTGCTGTGGGCCGTAGACGTGTACGGGCGGGTGTACAGCGTCTCCACCGCCGGCCGGCGCTGGGTCCGCTCCGACGACGCACTATTGGAGCTCAAGCGCGTCAGCGCCGGGAAAGATCGCTGCTGGGGCATCGGCTGTGACCACCACGTGTACCTCAACATGATTCCTCATGAAACACCCATCCGCTACAAAGAGGAGACCTATGAAAACCAG AGGTGGAATCCCGTGGACGGGTTCACGGACACGCTACTGCCCACCGACCGCTGGCCGTGGAGCGACGTGACTGGGATGAATCCTCAACCATTCGACAGCTTTCGGTTGCCGTCCCGCAGCTGGGAGTGGGAGGGGGACTGGTATGTGGACCACAGCTGTGGGGGCGAACCCACTCAGAGCGGG GGTTGGGAATATGCTGTCGACTTCCCCGCTAACTTCTCCCCCGACAAGAAATGGAACTCTTGTGTGCGGCGTCGGCGTTGGATCCGCTACAGAAGATACACGGCGCAAGGCACCTGGGCCAAG ATCCCCTCGGCGCATCCCGGGAAGCCTCCGCTACCTCTCTGTGACATCAGTTGCGGCGGCTGGGAGATGAGTGACGAGTCTGGGAGGTACCCTCAACTTTGGGCTGTGTCCCAACAAGGACAG GTGTGGTTCAGGGACGGCATCCACCCTCGGGTCCCTGAGGGCACCGACTGGGAAGAAGTGGAGGTGCCCAAGGAGGTGTCCCAGCTGTCGTTGGGTCCCAGAGACCTGCTGTGGACTGCGCTATGGGACGGCAACCTGCTGGTCCGCGCGGGCCTCAGCCTGGACAGCCCCACCG GCACGTCATGGCTGGAGGTAGAGTCACCCCAGAAGGAGGTGGAGACTCTCCATGTGTCTGTAGGGGTCAGCGTTGTGTGGGTGATCACTAAAGACTACAAG GTGTGGTTCAGGCGGGGCGTCAATTCCCACAATCCCTGCGGCTCGGGATGGATCGGCATTGTCGGCGAGATGATGATGCTCGATGTGGGGCTCAACGACCAG GTTTGGGCGGTTGGTGAGGACCGCGGTCTGTATTTCCGAATTGGGGTGACCCCATCCGAACCGAGCGGCAACGGCTGGATCCCCGTATCCGCCGAGTGGGGCAGCGCTCGAGACACCGTCGCACTCAG GGACGGCTGTGAGCTGAGTAGGCAGCCGGCAGAAGCCTTCCAAGGCTCAGCGCTGAACTGCACAAACTCGAACTCCGAGTTAGGTCCGGCGCAGCCGGTGAACAGCACAAGTAACACTCCAGTCCTGGAAGCATCAGACCCTTCAGTGGTCCCCTTAGGAGGAGCCCCCGTCGCCTCTCAAGAGATAAACGATGCACCTGCAACACCTCAAACTTTAATCCCCGCAAGCGATAGCTTCATTAACAGCCTGGTTTCGGATCGCGACAAAAGCTCCTCAAACCAACAGTCGAGCGTCCCGCTTGAGGAGGAAGGGCAGTTCTCCCCGGCACAAATCGTCCTGAGCCCAGACGCCTTCGGGCCCGGCGCCCCTTGGAGCAACGTGGACTTGGAAGGCGCCGAGGCGGCTCGAAGCACGCTAGCAGAAGGACCCCGCTTGAGCGACGGACTGGGTCTGGACGGTGCACAAGGTGTTGGGGAGGAAGAGGGTCCCGTGTGGGCTTGGATTTCGGGAGGGGGCTGCAATGTGGATGCCGCTTCCCAAGTCAGCTGGCTCAGCGCTACAG GTCCACTTGTTAGCTCTTGGTCACTGACACCTGTGCAGTCTTCAGCCTGGAGCAATCAGGAGCCCCGAGAGGAGATCAGCAAGAAACCTCTGGAAAGAAGCAAT TCCGTCTGGGTGCGTAAAGGCACGCTACGTTGGTGGAGGGACTGGAAGCCACAGCGCTGGCTGGATGTGGCTGCGGCTCTGGAACAGTCTACCAAGTCGGACGGCGGGAAGGACAGCATCTTCTTCATTTACTACACGCAATATGATGAGAAAAAG TACATTCACATCTTCATCAATGAGATAACGGCGCTGGTTCCAGTGGCGCGGGACTGCCACTACGCGTTTGCTGTCTACACAGGCTATAGGACCAGACAGAGGAGTCCCCTGGTCCTAGCGGCCCAAACAGAAAAGGACATGAATGACTGG CTGAGCTTGTTGTCAGATGTTTGCTGCGAGTGTCGGGGAATCGCCACTCCACCGTCCAGGCAGGCCCTGTGGTCCACAACCTCCAAAGGGGACATTTTTGCCCACGAACCCTCCTTTTCCCTGGAGGCGgccacgcacacacagtcaTGTGACCTCAT GTTCTGGCGCCAGGTCCCCGGACACATGCGCTGTGTCGAGGCTAACAGTCTGGGGGTGGTGTGGGGCATTGGGTGGGATGGCACAGCCTGGGTGTACAGCGGGCACCCTGGGCGGCAGGCCGACTTGG AAGATGCGGGTGGCGTGCACCAACAGAGTGACATCAGGAGCATGCACGTGTATGAGAATCAAAGATGGAACCCCATGACTGGCTACACGGACAG AGGACTTCCCACCGACCGCCCCATGTGGAGCGACGAGAGTGGACTGCGGGAGTGCACCAAAGGAAACACCCAGCCACCCTCCCCCCAGTGGGCATGG GTGTCTGAGTGGGCGGTGGACCACAATGTTCCCGGTGGGACGGACAAGGAAGGATGGCAGTATGCTGCCGACTTTCCCGT AACATTTCATGGCCACAAAACACTGAAGGATTTTGTCAGGCGAAGACGTTGGACAAG GAAGTGCCAGATCACACTGAGCGGCCCGTGGCGGCCGGTCCCGCCCATCCCCTTGAGCGACGTCTCCCTGATGCCCTGCCTGGCCCACAGCAGCATGGAGCAGGTCCCCCTGTGGGCCCTCAGCGACAAGGGGGACGTGCTGTGCCGGCTGGGCATCACCCCACAAAACCCGGCA GGAAGCTCCTGGCTTCATGTTGGCACAGACCAGCCCTTCAAGTCCATCGCCATTGGTGGCGCCAATCAGGTGTGGGCCATCGCCAAGGACGGAGCAGTCTTCTACAGAGGCTCTGTCTCCCCGCAAAACCCTGCAG GAGAATGCTGGTATCACATTCCCTCTCCATCCCGCCAGACCTTGAGACAATTGTCTGTGGGGCGGACGTCCGTCTTTGCTGTGGATGAAAACG GCAACCTGTGGTACAGACAGGGCCTGACCCCGAGCTACCCTCAAGGTTCGGCTTGGGAGCTCATCTCCAACAACGTCACCAAAGTCTCGGTGGGGCCTCTGGACCAG GTGTGGATGATCGCAGATGCAATGGCGGGCTTCCCCGCAGAGGCACCAGGAGCTGTTTGCCACAGGCTGGGTGTCGGACCCATGCAGCCCAAAGGTCAACGGTGGGACTACGGCATAGGG GGAGGATGGGAGCACATCAGCGTGCGGGCCAACTCAGTAGAGGCCCCCCGCACGCAGCAGGCGCCTGCCGCCGGACCTCCGTCGCCCCGCAGCCTGCTCCCCTCGCGAGTCAACGGGGCTGCCGCGAGTGTGTAA
- the bri3 gene encoding brain protein I3 — protein MVDNKPILQDRPPAYNTVPGAYEYGPQQQQQQPPHGYGAIPAVAPPPYQYPPGGHGQLGAAVSHQPYAGTYTVIQPSVVVVGGCPACRVGVLEDDFTCLGILCAIFFFPLGILFCFALRQRRCPNCGATFG, from the exons ATGGTGGACAACAAACCCATTCTTCAGGACAGACCTCCCGCCTACAACACTGTCCCTGGGGCTTACGAGTATggcccgcagcagcagcagcaacagccgccGCACGGCTACGGGGCTATCCCCGCCGTAGCGCCGCCGCCTTACCAATACCCACCCGGCGGCCATG GCCAATTGGGAGCGGCCGTGTCCCATCAGCCCTACGCCGGAACTTATACGGTCATTCAACCCTCCGTTGTGGTGGTAGGAGGATGCCCAGCCTGCAG AGTTGGCGTTCTGGAAGACGATTTCACCTGCCTGGGAATCCTGTGTGCCATCTTCTTCTTTCCACTGGGCATCCTCTTCTGCTTCGCCCTGCGGCAGAGGCGATGTCCCAACTGCGGCGCCACCTTTGGATAG